In Hyphomicrobiaceae bacterium, the following are encoded in one genomic region:
- a CDS encoding 2Fe-2S iron-sulfur cluster-binding protein, with product MAKITFIQPDGQAQTVEAEAGLTVMEAAKMNNVPGIEAECGGACACATCHVYVDESWREKTGKPSEMEEDMLDFAFDVREESRLSCQIRVSDDLDGLILRVPEKQF from the coding sequence ATGGCCAAGATCACCTTCATCCAGCCCGACGGGCAGGCGCAGACAGTGGAAGCGGAAGCTGGGCTCACCGTGATGGAAGCGGCCAAGATGAACAACGTGCCAGGCATCGAAGCCGAGTGCGGCGGCGCATGTGCGTGCGCGACCTGCCACGTCTACGTTGATGAGAGCTGGCGCGAGAAGACGGGCAAGCCCTCGGAGATGGAAGAGGACATGCTCGATTTCGCGTTCGACGTGCGCGAGGAGAGCCGTTTGAGCTGCCAAATTCGAGTCAGCGACGACCTCGATGGTCTGATTTTGCGCGTACCGGAAAAGCAATTCTGA
- a CDS encoding Hpt domain-containing protein — MTATAFHEEQKRYGKAEAAPSTPVDLKHLRRYTLGDSGLEKEVLELFLAQLPATIAALGAARTEKDWKVAAHTLKGSGRAVGAWRIARIAEQAEHSLGVSNPAKVEETVGLLTAAAKEAEDFIAATYG, encoded by the coding sequence ATGACCGCGACGGCATTCCACGAAGAGCAGAAGCGTTATGGAAAGGCCGAAGCCGCCCCTTCGACACCGGTCGATTTGAAGCACCTACGGCGATACACGCTGGGCGATTCGGGGTTGGAAAAAGAAGTGCTGGAATTGTTTCTGGCGCAGCTTCCCGCCACCATTGCTGCGCTGGGTGCTGCGCGCACGGAGAAGGACTGGAAGGTCGCCGCTCATACCCTGAAAGGCTCTGGACGCGCCGTCGGCGCCTGGCGGATAGCACGGATCGCCGAGCAGGCTGAGCACTCGCTTGGGGTCTCCAATCCGGCGAAGGTCGAGGAGACGGTGGGTCTTCTTACGGCTGCGGCTAAAGAGGCGGAAGACTTCATTGCCGCGACCTACGGCTGA
- the dgcA gene encoding N-acetyl-D-Glu racemase DgcA, whose product MRQPISSIKITATHESWPLKEAFTISRGAKTTAEVIHVGASDGEYTGQGEAVPYPRYGESIDGALAALRTLSGLSTREELMTLLPAGAARNALDCALFDLEAKRAQTSAAALAGATNMGPVLTAYTLSLDTPAAMAAKAQSVPHLPLLKLKLGGEKDVERMAAVRHARPDARIIVDANEAWPVELAEPLFGAAKDAGVELIEQPFAADADEALRNVQRLVPLCADESVHTRANLPRLCGLYDAINIKLDKAGGLTEAIALKRDAQAAGFRIMVGSMVATSLAVAPAMVLAQGAQWVDLDGPLLLARDREPAIAIENGIMSVPDPALWG is encoded by the coding sequence ATGCGCCAGCCGATCTCTTCCATCAAAATTACCGCGACCCATGAGAGCTGGCCGCTCAAGGAGGCGTTCACGATCTCACGCGGAGCGAAGACCACTGCGGAGGTCATCCACGTCGGCGCCTCCGATGGCGAATACACTGGCCAGGGCGAGGCCGTGCCGTATCCGCGTTATGGCGAAAGCATCGACGGTGCGCTTGCGGCTTTGCGCACATTGAGCGGACTTTCCACGCGCGAAGAACTCATGACGCTGTTGCCTGCAGGGGCAGCTCGCAATGCTCTTGACTGCGCGCTCTTTGACCTCGAAGCCAAACGAGCGCAGACATCGGCCGCAGCACTTGCAGGCGCCACGAACATGGGCCCCGTTCTCACGGCCTACACGCTGAGCCTGGACACACCGGCTGCCATGGCGGCAAAGGCCCAGAGCGTTCCCCACTTGCCGCTTCTGAAGCTGAAACTTGGAGGCGAAAAAGACGTCGAACGCATGGCCGCCGTGCGACATGCCCGTCCCGATGCACGCATCATCGTCGATGCCAACGAGGCTTGGCCCGTCGAATTGGCCGAACCGCTGTTTGGTGCGGCAAAGGACGCAGGTGTCGAACTCATCGAGCAGCCTTTTGCCGCCGATGCGGACGAAGCACTGCGCAACGTGCAGCGCCTTGTCCCTCTCTGCGCCGACGAAAGCGTGCACACGCGCGCCAATCTACCCCGTCTGTGCGGGCTCTACGACGCCATCAACATCAAGCTCGACAAGGCGGGCGGACTGACCGAAGCCATCGCTTTGAAGCGCGATGCACAAGCCGCTGGCTTCCGCATCATGGTTGGCTCGATGGTGGCAACCTCGCTGGCTGTTGCGCCTGCTATGGTGCTCGCGCAAGGCGCGCAATGGGTCGATCTCGATGGCCCCTTACTTCTCGCGCGTGACCGTGAGCCAGCGATCGCCATCGAGAACGGCATCATGTCCGTGCCCGATCCCGCGCTTTGGGGATGA
- a CDS encoding rhodanese-related sulfurtransferase: protein MRYTVTAFYKFVSIEDPASFRPQVLDVCRANSIVGTVLLANEGINGTVAGPEAGVAVFLAWLRADPRFCDLVSKESYALEQPFARLKVRLKREIVTLGRPEADPNMQVGTYVKPQDWNALISQEDVVLLDTRNAYEVKIGTFEGAQDPGTRTFRQFPDYVRDNLDPARHKRVAMFCTGGIRCEKASAYMLTQGFEEVYHLEGGILKYLETVAPGESLWRGECFVFDERVALGHGVELGTHVMCPACGGPTVKDDTAPKNAQGAQLCSQCASRLDAVQKEVGTPS from the coding sequence ATGAGATACACAGTCACCGCATTCTACAAATTCGTCTCAATCGAAGACCCGGCATCTTTCAGGCCGCAGGTTCTCGATGTTTGCCGCGCCAATTCGATCGTGGGCACTGTCCTGCTTGCCAATGAAGGTATTAACGGCACGGTTGCAGGCCCCGAGGCCGGCGTTGCCGTGTTCCTGGCTTGGCTGCGTGCTGATCCGCGCTTTTGCGATTTGGTGAGCAAGGAATCCTATGCGCTCGAGCAGCCCTTTGCGCGTCTAAAGGTACGGCTCAAGCGTGAGATCGTGACGTTGGGCCGTCCTGAGGCCGATCCCAATATGCAGGTGGGCACATACGTCAAGCCGCAGGACTGGAATGCGCTCATCAGCCAGGAGGACGTTGTCCTCCTCGATACGCGCAACGCCTACGAGGTCAAGATCGGCACCTTCGAAGGAGCGCAGGATCCTGGAACGCGGACGTTCCGCCAGTTTCCGGACTACGTGCGCGACAACCTCGACCCGGCGCGCCACAAGCGTGTTGCGATGTTTTGCACCGGTGGCATTCGCTGTGAGAAGGCGTCCGCCTACATGCTCACGCAGGGCTTCGAGGAGGTGTACCATCTGGAAGGTGGTATCTTGAAGTATTTGGAGACCGTGGCGCCTGGCGAGAGCCTTTGGCGCGGCGAGTGCTTTGTGTTCGACGAGCGCGTTGCCTTGGGGCATGGCGTCGAACTTGGCACACATGTCATGTGCCCGGCATGTGGCGGCCCGACCGTGAAGGATGATACCGCACCGAAAAATGCGCAAGGTGCCCAGCTGTGTTCACAGTGTGCGTCGCGCCTCGATGCTGTTCAAAAGGAAGTTGGCACGCCGAGCTAA
- a CDS encoding MFS transporter produces MGQGQGKASSQGEEARTAIRGLSIRISVFYGALFVILGMHVPFTPVWLASRGLSAGEISAILAVPFFLRVLVTPTLALSADRRDCHRRYMIMLAWLALLSVLALSQASHFWTVLLLVAPLVIANSSMMPLAETIAVRGVRESGLDYGRTRLWGSLTFIAASFLGGLLMDRLGAGAGVWLVAFGCALTVVAAHLLPVLPVRNPPPASIRAQAPLWHVSEPRQLLGSKVFAAFLIAAGGSQAAHATMLTYGTLIWQGQGLSAGMGGALWAVAVLAEVGLFAVSAPLLARYGAANFLIAGAGVSIVRWVVMAFDPPLSVLVPLQALHALTYAGTHIGAIYFIAQAVPPSMQGSAQALYATIASGVAMGLATLASGAFLTNWGSGPAYAAMAVIALVALAGALVLKREWQGEVLFSPTEPDADAPAVTRDATPRQRAPA; encoded by the coding sequence ATGGGACAGGGACAAGGAAAGGCGTCGAGCCAGGGCGAAGAAGCGCGCACGGCAATCCGCGGTCTCTCGATCCGGATCTCCGTGTTCTACGGCGCGCTGTTCGTCATCCTGGGCATGCATGTGCCTTTCACGCCGGTCTGGCTGGCCTCGCGTGGTTTGAGCGCCGGGGAAATCTCCGCGATCCTGGCTGTGCCGTTCTTTCTGCGCGTGCTGGTGACGCCGACGTTGGCACTGTCGGCGGATCGCAGGGATTGCCATCGCCGTTACATGATCATGCTTGCCTGGCTCGCGCTGCTCAGTGTCCTGGCTCTATCGCAGGCGTCGCATTTCTGGACGGTCCTGCTGTTGGTCGCGCCGTTGGTTATCGCCAACTCCAGTATGATGCCGCTCGCGGAGACGATTGCCGTGCGCGGCGTGCGCGAAAGTGGGCTCGATTATGGGCGCACGCGGCTTTGGGGATCGCTGACATTCATCGCGGCGAGTTTCTTGGGCGGCCTGCTGATGGATCGGCTCGGTGCGGGCGCTGGTGTTTGGCTAGTCGCGTTCGGGTGCGCGCTGACGGTAGTTGCTGCACACCTGCTTCCAGTCCTGCCGGTTCGCAATCCACCGCCCGCAAGCATCCGAGCGCAGGCGCCGTTGTGGCATGTAAGCGAACCGCGCCAGCTTCTCGGCTCAAAGGTGTTTGCAGCGTTTCTCATCGCCGCTGGGGGCTCTCAAGCTGCCCACGCCACCATGCTGACCTATGGCACGCTCATCTGGCAGGGGCAGGGACTGTCCGCCGGTATGGGAGGCGCGCTATGGGCGGTGGCGGTGCTTGCCGAGGTCGGTCTGTTTGCCGTCTCAGCTCCGCTGCTGGCGCGCTATGGCGCAGCGAACTTCCTGATCGCAGGCGCAGGCGTTTCGATTGTTCGCTGGGTTGTGATGGCGTTTGATCCGCCCTTGAGTGTGCTCGTGCCGCTTCAGGCGCTGCACGCGCTGACCTACGCGGGGACCCACATCGGCGCCATTTACTTCATCGCTCAGGCGGTGCCGCCGTCGATGCAGGGCAGCGCGCAGGCGCTCTATGCGACCATCGCTTCAGGGGTCGCCATGGGGCTTGCAACGCTGGCGTCCGGCGCATTCCTGACCAATTGGGGCAGCGGGCCGGCCTATGCCGCCATGGCGGTCATCGCGCTTGTTGCGCTCGCCGGAGCACTGGTGCTCAAGCGCGAATGGCAGGGCGAGGTGCTGTTTAGTCCTACAGAGCCGGACGCCGATGCGCCTGCTGTTACCCGTGATGCGACGCCACGCCAGCGCGCACCGGCTTGA
- a CDS encoding outer membrane protein transport protein, translated as MAIGLIQRCALGGTAVALALSAGIASAEAGGFAPHEQSTYFLGTAFAGTAAGGALSSMFWNPAAAGQFDGFNGSSNYSLIMPDTEITATGGALYGAGSSRSSGDIGDTALLPASYYSLQVNDQLVLGLGANVAFGLTTDSNFSWDGAQLARESRIVTYNFTPTAAYRLAPGVIIGAGVQIQYIDAQLRQAVGSPYGPTSAVKGDDVAFGFTAGILLTPADGTSIGLGFRSGLDHNLDGTFHVSGLPGVDNVSAGLDLPEVVTLSLRQDLTPSWTLLGSVEWTNWSRLSQLEVFCDGAGTYCPASGVPLQPALPLNWEDGWMFSAGLEHKYNEQLTLRGGLAWEKSPIQSAEGRTVRVPDSDRFWLSAGASYEYNQWMTIDVAYAHLWGQDATTVQGVGLGPGGSTLLVGEVESSADIVSVGLRTKLDWLLNSNWMH; from the coding sequence ATGGCGATCGGATTGATCCAGCGATGCGCGCTTGGCGGTACGGCGGTGGCGCTTGCGCTTAGCGCCGGAATAGCTTCCGCCGAGGCCGGGGGCTTCGCGCCTCACGAGCAATCGACCTATTTTTTGGGTACGGCGTTTGCCGGCACGGCTGCTGGCGGTGCGCTTAGCTCGATGTTCTGGAACCCGGCGGCTGCTGGTCAGTTCGATGGTTTCAACGGCAGTTCAAACTATTCGCTCATTATGCCGGATACTGAAATCACGGCCACCGGTGGCGCGCTGTACGGGGCCGGATCGAGCCGTTCGAGCGGCGACATCGGCGATACGGCTCTTTTGCCCGCGAGCTACTATAGCCTTCAGGTGAATGATCAACTTGTTCTCGGCCTGGGTGCCAATGTTGCATTTGGCCTGACGACCGACAGCAACTTTAGCTGGGACGGAGCGCAGCTCGCGCGCGAGTCGCGGATTGTGACCTACAATTTCACGCCCACTGCTGCCTATCGATTAGCGCCTGGCGTCATAATCGGTGCAGGTGTCCAGATCCAATATATCGACGCCCAGCTGCGGCAAGCCGTTGGCTCGCCCTATGGGCCGACGTCCGCGGTCAAAGGTGATGACGTCGCGTTCGGCTTTACGGCCGGCATCCTGCTCACGCCCGCCGACGGCACGTCCATCGGCCTCGGCTTCCGCTCTGGCCTCGATCACAATCTCGATGGCACCTTTCACGTTTCCGGATTGCCCGGCGTGGACAACGTATCGGCAGGTCTCGATCTGCCAGAGGTCGTCACTCTCAGCTTGCGACAGGATCTGACGCCGTCGTGGACGCTGCTCGGCTCAGTCGAGTGGACGAACTGGAGCCGCTTGTCTCAGCTCGAAGTATTCTGTGACGGTGCTGGGACGTACTGTCCTGCTTCGGGTGTGCCGCTGCAACCTGCACTCCCTCTCAATTGGGAAGACGGCTGGATGTTCTCGGCTGGTCTTGAGCACAAATATAACGAACAGTTGACGCTGCGTGGCGGCTTGGCTTGGGAGAAGTCTCCCATTCAATCCGCCGAAGGACGCACCGTTCGAGTGCCTGATAGCGATCGCTTCTGGCTGTCGGCGGGTGCCTCCTACGAATACAATCAATGGATGACCATCGACGTGGCGTATGCGCATCTGTGGGGCCAGGATGCGACGACCGTGCAGGGCGTTGGTCTTGGACCGGGCGGCTCTACACTTCTGGTTGGCGAAGTGGAGTCAAGCGCCGATATCGTGTCGGTTGGCTTGCGCACGAAGCTGGATTGGCTGCTGAACAGCAATTGGATGCACTAG
- the thiD gene encoding bifunctional hydroxymethylpyrimidine kinase/phosphomethylpyrimidine kinase has protein sequence MTTTSRPIAMTIAGSDPSGGAGIQADLKTFSALGVYGASIITALTAQNTMGVTGVMKVPAAFIRAQYEAVVSDLDVAAAKTGMLGDEETVLTVAELVERSGLKPLVVDPVMVATSGDVLLEPAAIDAVRKVLIPLAAVITPNLDEAARLLECPVAESEAEARRQAAALLKLGCRSVFLKGGHGSGAEAVDYLATANNVTVFSHPRIETKNTHGTGCTLAAALTARLAAGVGLVKAAEQAKQYLWDALNSGAHMNIGRGHGPVDHLFARVPKEE, from the coding sequence ATGACGACCACCAGTCGCCCCATCGCCATGACGATTGCAGGATCAGATCCTTCGGGTGGCGCAGGCATACAGGCCGACCTGAAAACCTTTTCCGCGCTCGGCGTGTACGGTGCGAGCATTATTACAGCCCTAACCGCCCAGAATACGATGGGCGTCACGGGCGTCATGAAGGTTCCCGCTGCATTCATTCGCGCCCAGTATGAAGCGGTTGTCAGCGACCTTGACGTGGCCGCCGCCAAGACCGGTATGCTCGGCGACGAGGAGACCGTCCTCACGGTGGCGGAACTTGTTGAGCGATCCGGATTAAAGCCGCTCGTTGTCGATCCCGTCATGGTGGCGACCAGCGGTGACGTGCTTCTTGAGCCTGCCGCCATCGACGCCGTGCGCAAAGTGCTCATCCCGCTCGCAGCCGTCATCACGCCAAACCTCGATGAGGCGGCCCGTCTGCTGGAGTGTCCTGTTGCCGAATCAGAAGCCGAGGCACGGCGTCAGGCGGCTGCACTTCTCAAATTGGGGTGTCGGTCGGTGTTTCTGAAAGGCGGACACGGAAGCGGCGCGGAGGCCGTCGATTATCTCGCAACTGCGAATAACGTGACGGTATTTTCGCATCCCCGCATCGAGACGAAGAACACGCATGGCACCGGTTGCACGCTTGCTGCGGCTCTCACGGCGCGCTTGGCGGCAGGCGTCGGGCTCGTAAAGGCAGCCGAACAAGCCAAGCAATATCTGTGGGATGCGCTGAATTCGGGCGCGCACATGAACATTGGGCGCGGCCACGGTCCTGTGGATCATCTTTTCGCTCGAGTGCCGAAAGAGGAATAA
- a CDS encoding cytochrome c biogenesis protein CcdA: MFADAHIYLGVALAGLVSFLSPCVLPLVPPYLSYIGGTTFDELASSDGVDERVWRKVVMAAVFFVAGFTTVFVALGAGASAFGQLIQAYRGPLGMAAGAVIILFGFHFLGILRIPLLYKEARIETHRDGASLLGAYVMGLAFAFGWTPCIGPILATVLTLAANEGSMSEGVRLLLVYSLGLGVPFILAAVAIGPFLGFMKRFKRHFGTLEKVMGVLLIATGLLFLLGGQNWLGQWMLDTFPGLAGIERWATPDNLPAEILRHGQSGQ; encoded by the coding sequence ATGTTTGCCGACGCACATATCTATTTGGGCGTAGCCCTCGCCGGGCTGGTGAGCTTTCTGTCGCCGTGCGTGCTGCCGCTCGTGCCGCCCTATCTAAGCTACATCGGCGGCACGACGTTCGATGAGTTAGCCAGCAGCGACGGCGTCGATGAACGGGTCTGGCGCAAGGTTGTGATGGCGGCGGTCTTTTTCGTTGCCGGCTTCACCACCGTGTTCGTGGCGCTGGGAGCTGGCGCATCCGCCTTTGGGCAACTCATCCAGGCTTATCGCGGGCCGCTCGGTATGGCGGCAGGCGCGGTGATCATACTATTTGGCTTTCACTTCCTTGGCATTCTGCGCATCCCGCTGCTTTACAAGGAAGCGCGCATCGAGACACACAGGGATGGCGCGTCGCTACTCGGCGCTTATGTCATGGGCCTTGCGTTCGCCTTTGGGTGGACGCCGTGCATCGGGCCGATCCTGGCAACGGTGCTGACGCTCGCCGCTAATGAAGGCAGCATGAGCGAAGGCGTGCGATTGCTGCTGGTCTATTCGCTGGGGCTTGGCGTTCCCTTCATTCTGGCCGCCGTCGCCATCGGTCCGTTCCTCGGCTTCATGAAGCGTTTCAAACGGCACTTTGGAACGCTGGAAAAGGTAATGGGAGTTCTGCTGATCGCAACCGGTCTGCTGTTCCTGCTGGGCGGTCAGAACTGGCTGGGACAATGGATGCTGGATACATTCCCAGGTCTTGCAGGTATCGAGCGTTGGGCGACCCCCGACAATCTGCCGGCAGAAATCCTGCGCCACGGCCAGAGCGGCCAATAG